The Pseudochaenichthys georgianus chromosome 24, fPseGeo1.2, whole genome shotgun sequence genome includes a region encoding these proteins:
- the LOC117440361 gene encoding protein c-Fos-like, whose product MHPDSNTEFDSSSSCSTASPGGDTPGCSQHPPDSLSSSVDSAKDTETSGADSFVPTVTAISTSPGLMWMVQPTVITSVSPSAAGRAKTKSHGSSKSSSPAGAKKTKPSKRKGLKDKASKEEEERRRIRRERNKIAAAKCRNRRRELIDTLQAETDNLEDEKSALQTEIAELMKEKGRLEQVLISHQPSCKLPANDNDDEDDEEKDNEDDVDTMLQDPPASPQFLSILEDEKSPESTAAVEEASIGQDMDSVPCIPAAAILGNSNILLCSSAEEEDLEDLRGDDLDDLVPSLEMAETIEMAASVPDIDLNGPFGLSDWETLYKSVANDLETLSSPVMSSSPTCSNYRSVFSFNYSEIDSFAEGFESLKGSASESMKDSLNSPTLLAL is encoded by the exons ATGCATCCAGACTCCAACACTGAGTTCGACTCATCGTCCAGCTGTAGCACAGCATCGCCTGGCGGGGACACCCCTGGGTGCAGCCAGCATCCTCCTGACTCGCTTTCATCATCAGTGGACAGCGCAAAG GATACGGAGACCAGCGGAGCAGACTCCTTTGTTCCGACTGTGACTGCAATCTCAACCTCGCCGGGTCTCATGTGGATGGTGCAGCCGACAGTCATCACATCTGTCTCCCCATCGGCGGCCGGCCGAGCAAAGACCAAATCTCACGGCTCGTCCAAGTCGTCTTCCCCGGCAGGTGCAAAAAAGACAAAGCCCTCCAAAAGGAAAGGGCTGAAAGACAAG GCGTccaaagaggaggaggaaaggaggAGGATCAGGAGGGAGAGGAACAAAATTGCTGCAGCAAAGTGTCGTAACAGACGGAGGGAGCTGATAGACACTCTGCAAGCT GAAACGGACAATCTCGAAGACGAGAAGTCTGCCCTCCAGACGGAGATAGCAGAGCTGATGAAGGAGAAGGGGAGACTGGAGCAAGTCTTGATCTCCCACCAACCATCCTGCAAGCTCCCTGCAAATGACAATGACGATGAAGATGATGAGGAGAAAGATAATGAAGATGATGTTGACACAATGCTGCAGGATCCTCCGGCTTCCCCACAGTTCCTGTCCATCTTAGAGGATGAAAAAAGCCCAGAGAGCACTGCAGCCGTAGAAGAAGCATCTATTGGCCAAGACATGGACAGTGTCCCTTGCATCCCTGCTGCAGCCATTTTGGGGAACTCCAACATCCTGCTGTGTTCGAGTGCAGAGGAGGAGGATTTGGAGGATTTAAGAGGAGATGACTTGGATGACTTGGTGCCCAGTCTGGAGATGGCAGAGACTATAGAGATGGCTGCATCCGTCCCTGACATTGACCTGAACGGGCCCTTCGGCCTCTCAGACTGGGAAACGCTGTACAAGTCTGTGGCCAATGACCTTGAAACTTTGAGCTCTCCAGTCATGTCTTCCAGTCCCACTTGTAGCAATTACCGCTCAGTGTTCTCGTTTAATTACTCTGAGATTGATTCCTTCGCCGAGGGCTTCGAGAGCCTCAAAGGCAGTGCGTCTGAGTCGATGAAAGATAGTCTTAACTCTCCGACACTTCTGGCCCTGTGA
- the LOC117440362 gene encoding protein c-Fos-like, giving the protein MMFTTFNTECDSSSRCSTASPSGDTAGYYPSPAGSYSSMGSPQSQDFTDLTASSASFIPTVTAISTSQDLQWMVQPLISSVAPSHIPPLYSSRPSPAYTRPGMRSASRTHTSNKRRMEQVNPEEDEKKRVRRERNKQAAAKCRNRRRELTDTLQTETDELEDEKSLLQNDIANLMKEKERLEFILAAHQPICKIPSDLDSDFNMVSITPAHPFLSTTVSSRSIAIPKANTITSSQPTFTSTSTCNSIFSSSSILSTSTISNSAVKMTDLDSSVLEESLDLLAKTEMETARSVPEVDLSNSLYTTQDWEPLHASANSSDFESLCTPVVTCTPACTTYTSSFVFTFPEAETFSTCGVAHRRGSNSNDQSSDSLSSPTLLAL; this is encoded by the exons ATGATGTTTACCACTTTCAACACGGAGTGCGAttcctcctcccgctgcagcaccGCTTCCCCATCCGGGGACACCGCGGGATATTATCCCTCCCCGGCAGGATCTTACTCCAGCATGGGATCTCCCCAGTCTCAG GATTTCACTGACTTGACAGCATCAAGTGCCTCCTTCATCCCCACCGTCACAGCTATTTCGACAAGCCAGGATCTGCAGTGGATGGTCCAGCCTTTGATCTCCTCAGTGGCCCCTTCTCACATACCCCCCCTCTACAGCAGCAGACCCAGCCCTGCATACACCAGACCAGGCATGAGGTCTGCTTCCAGGACTCATACCTCTAACAagagaagaatggaacag GTGAACCCTGAGGAGGATGAGAAGAAGAGAGTTCGCAGAGAGAGAAATAAGCAGGCAGCAGCTAAATGCCGCAACAGGAGGAGAGAGCTTACAGACACACTGCAAACT GAAACTGATGAGCTTGAGGATGAGAAATCCCTCCTGCAGAATGATATTGCTAATCTTATGAAGGAAAAGGAAAGGCTTGAGTTCATTCTGGCTGCCCATCAACCCATCTGCAAAATCCCTTCAGACCTGGACTCAGACTTCAATATGGTCTCCATTACTCCTGCTCATCCCTTCCTGTCCACCACAGTGTCCTCCCGGTCAATCGCCATCCCAAAGGCAAACACTATCACTTCCAGCCAGCCCACCttcacctccacctccacctgtaacTCCATCTTCTCCAGCAGCTCCATCCTCTCCACTTCCACCATCTCCAACAGTGCGGTCAAGATGACAGACCTGGACTCCTCTGTCCTGGAGGAGTCTCTGGATCTGCTGGCGAAGACAGAGATGGAGACGGCGCGGTCAGTGCCAGAGGTCGACCTGTCCAACTCCCTCTACACAACTCAGGACTGGGAGCCCCTTCACGCCTCAGCCAACAGCAGTGACTTTGAGTCTCTTTGCACGCCTGTGGTGACCTGCACTCCGGCCTGCACCACCTACACTTCTTCTTTTGTCTTCACCTTCCCAGAGGCGGAGACCTTCTCCACTTGTGGCGTTGCCCACAGGAGAGGAAGCAACAGCAACGACCAGTCCTCCGATTCCCTCAGCTCCCCAACACTGCTGGCCCTTTAA